A single Carnobacterium inhibens subsp. inhibens DSM 13024 DNA region contains:
- the gpmA gene encoding 2,3-diphosphoglycerate-dependent phosphoglycerate mutase, translated as MKLIFVRHGLSEWNKLNQFTGWMDADLSEQGYEEARKAGQKIKDAGINFDFAFTSVLKRAIKTCHIVLEESDQLWVPEVKSWRLNERHYGSLQGLNKQATIEEFGPEQVQIWRRSYDTLPPLLKPDDPNSALNDRRYANLQKRTIPMGESLKVTLERVIPFWEDHIAPAILDNKTVLIAAHGNSIRALIKYLEEISDDEIMALEIPTGQPLVYELNEELIVTKKYYLD; from the coding sequence TTGAAATTAATTTTTGTGCGACATGGATTAAGCGAATGGAATAAATTAAATCAATTTACTGGGTGGATGGATGCTGATTTAAGCGAACAAGGGTATGAAGAAGCACGTAAAGCAGGACAAAAAATCAAAGATGCCGGCATCAATTTTGATTTTGCTTTTACTTCTGTTTTGAAAAGAGCCATCAAAACGTGCCATATCGTCTTAGAAGAATCTGATCAATTATGGGTACCAGAAGTAAAATCATGGCGCTTAAATGAACGTCATTACGGATCTTTACAAGGTTTGAATAAACAAGCGACTATCGAAGAATTTGGTCCGGAACAAGTTCAAATTTGGCGTCGTTCGTATGATACACTGCCTCCTCTATTAAAACCTGATGATCCAAACTCTGCATTAAACGATCGTCGTTATGCTAATCTTCAAAAAAGAACCATTCCAATGGGAGAAAGTCTAAAGGTTACCTTAGAACGTGTGATACCTTTTTGGGAAGATCATATCGCACCCGCTATTTTGGATAATAAAACCGTACTGATCGCTGCTCATGGAAACTCCATTCGGGCTTTGATCAAGTATTTAGAAGAAATATCAGATGACGAAATCATGGCATTAGAAATTCCAACTGGCCAACCTCTCGTTTATGAACTGAATGAAGAATTGATCGTAACCAAAAAATATTATTTAGACTAA
- a CDS encoding glucose-1-dehydrogenase produces MYNGLKGKVAVVTGGSKGIGNAIARRLSEEKMKVVINYHSDKEGAEETVEELKKAGGEAVAVEADVSSEDGVKALLDAAISNFGDLDVWINNAGMENKVSTHELTLEDWDKVINVNLTGVFLGSKAALNHFLEKNKKGTIINLSSVHERIPWPTFAHYSASKGGVKLFNETIALEYAHKGIRVNSIAPGAINTPINAEKFENEEEKEKTLNMIPMNYIGKPEEVAAAAAWLASDESSYVTGTTLFVDGGMTLYPSFEKGEG; encoded by the coding sequence ATGTATAACGGGTTAAAAGGTAAAGTTGCGGTGGTTACAGGTGGTTCTAAAGGAATCGGAAATGCCATTGCCAGACGGTTATCTGAAGAAAAAATGAAAGTTGTCATTAACTACCATAGTGATAAAGAAGGCGCTGAAGAAACGGTAGAAGAACTAAAAAAAGCTGGCGGAGAAGCTGTGGCAGTCGAGGCTGATGTCAGTAGTGAAGATGGAGTGAAAGCCTTACTAGATGCAGCTATTTCTAATTTTGGCGATTTAGATGTGTGGATCAACAATGCTGGAATGGAGAATAAAGTATCTACTCATGAGTTAACGTTAGAAGACTGGGATAAAGTGATTAATGTGAACTTGACTGGGGTCTTTCTTGGCTCTAAAGCAGCTTTAAATCATTTCTTAGAAAAGAATAAAAAAGGAACTATCATCAATTTATCTTCCGTTCATGAACGGATTCCTTGGCCAACATTTGCACATTACTCAGCTAGCAAAGGTGGAGTAAAATTGTTCAATGAAACAATTGCATTAGAATACGCGCATAAAGGTATTCGAGTGAATAGTATTGCTCCTGGAGCAATCAACACACCGATCAATGCAGAAAAATTTGAAAATGAAGAAGAAAAAGAAAAGACCTTGAATATGATTCCGATGAACTATATCGGAAAACCGGAAGAAGTTGCCGCAGCTGCGGCTTGGCTGGCTTCTGATGAATCAAGTTATGTAACTGGAACAACACTTTTCGTTGACGGTGGGATGACCTTATATCCTTCTTTTGAAAAAGGGGAAGGTTAA
- the ndk gene encoding nucleoside-diphosphate kinase: MTEKTLVLIKPDAVERNLIGNILIEYERNGLKILDMKLIKASIEAAEKHYAEHKEKPFFSRLVSYLTRSPLVVLILEGENAISRVRSLNGTTDPGKSPDNTIRALYGLSLSENTVHASDSQESADRERAIWFG, translated from the coding sequence ATGACAGAAAAAACACTTGTATTGATCAAGCCAGATGCAGTAGAGCGAAACCTAATTGGGAATATTTTAATAGAATACGAAAGAAATGGTTTGAAAATTCTTGATATGAAATTAATAAAAGCTTCTATAGAAGCAGCAGAAAAACATTATGCAGAGCATAAAGAAAAACCATTCTTTAGTCGATTGGTTTCTTATCTTACAAGAAGCCCTTTAGTTGTGCTTATATTAGAAGGCGAAAATGCTATCAGTCGAGTTCGATCATTGAACGGGACAACAGATCCTGGTAAATCTCCAGACAATACCATTCGTGCTCTTTATGGACTTAGCCTGTCTGAAAATACCGTTCATGCTTCTGACTCGCAAGAAAGTGCCGATCGAGAACGTGCCATTTGGTTTGGTTAA
- a CDS encoding nucleotidyltransferase domain-containing protein: MKKEELIRSRHELLKVLIQKVQIFSGIDGIFLGGSIAAQNEDPFSDIDLRILLKESYSKDKFIQLFIDELSDISFIETETRSYAVIHFNNFIKLDIFVYNKIDLTPSIWMQNILIIFDNKGYLNTMKSKSEKLVYHITQNEFDELLSKYFAFFHELYRRKERKEYNYCESCTVMLKNILVAFWYIELGYQCNSLGDWSKYEGERSILKSFQLNYLDKWTPVLVGGTEIFMESINREILKSAKQIAKNYNLYFNEKQFNEVTSKVI, translated from the coding sequence ATGAAGAAAGAGGAGCTCATAAGAAGCAGACATGAACTTTTAAAAGTGTTAATTCAAAAGGTTCAGATTTTTTCGGGAATAGATGGTATTTTTCTTGGAGGCTCTATAGCGGCACAAAATGAAGACCCTTTTTCAGACATAGATTTAAGAATTTTACTCAAAGAATCATACTCAAAAGATAAGTTTATTCAGCTTTTTATAGATGAACTTAGCGATATATCATTTATTGAAACGGAAACACGTTCTTATGCTGTAATTCATTTTAACAATTTCATAAAATTAGATATTTTTGTTTATAATAAAATAGATTTAACGCCTAGTATTTGGATGCAAAATATACTTATTATTTTTGATAATAAAGGTTATCTAAATACAATGAAAAGTAAATCTGAAAAATTAGTCTATCATATTACACAAAATGAATTTGACGAATTACTTTCTAAATATTTTGCTTTTTTTCATGAACTATATCGACGAAAAGAACGTAAGGAATACAACTACTGTGAGTCATGTACAGTGATGTTAAAGAATATTCTAGTTGCTTTCTGGTATATTGAATTAGGGTATCAATGTAATTCATTAGGGGATTGGAGTAAATATGAAGGGGAAAGATCTATACTAAAAAGTTTTCAGTTGAACTATTTAGATAAATGGACACCAGTTTTAGTTGGTGGAACTGAGATTTTCATGGAATCTATTAATAGGGAGATACTAAAGTCTGCTAAACAAATCGCTAAGAACTACAATCTATACTTTAATGAAAAGCAGTTTAATGAGGTAACTTCAAAAGTTATTTAA
- a CDS encoding MgtC/SapB family protein, with protein MFELDNGEIFLRLILAVLFGSAIGYEREIKGHDAGLRTHILVCLGACIVTLVQLEVTYNTVEMGLNNPDLTQLLNTDMTRMPAQIISGIGFLGAGTIIVTKKSVTGLTTAASIWTIAGLGIAIGMGSYFLALLSCLIILLVLLVIRRIFRVQSSKRIEIYYVNRKETKQFLNTYFESMRINVLGLDYSVDTNNKENNSYVNLYTLSLPDTKPIASVVEDLSEYEHILRVHTLREN; from the coding sequence ATGTTTGAATTAGATAACGGTGAAATCTTTTTACGCTTAATTTTAGCGGTTTTATTTGGCAGTGCCATTGGTTATGAACGTGAGATCAAAGGACATGATGCTGGTCTCAGAACTCATATATTAGTTTGTCTTGGAGCCTGTATCGTGACACTAGTTCAATTAGAAGTTACTTATAATACCGTTGAGATGGGCTTAAATAATCCAGATTTGACACAACTATTAAATACGGATATGACTCGGATGCCTGCGCAAATTATAAGCGGTATTGGTTTTCTAGGTGCCGGTACGATTATTGTGACGAAAAAAAGTGTTACCGGACTAACTACAGCTGCTTCAATTTGGACAATTGCTGGCTTAGGTATAGCCATTGGAATGGGCAGCTACTTTTTAGCTTTACTCAGCTGTCTCATTATATTACTTGTTTTACTTGTCATTAGACGTATCTTTCGCGTTCAAAGTTCAAAACGAATTGAAATCTATTATGTCAATCGAAAAGAAACGAAGCAATTTTTAAATACTTATTTTGAAAGTATGAGAATCAATGTTCTTGGTTTAGACTATAGTGTGGATACAAATAATAAAGAAAATAACAGTTATGTCAACCTCTACACACTTAGTTTACCAGATACTAAACCAATCGCTTCTGTTGTTGAAGATCTTTCAGAATACGAACACATTCTTCGTGTCCATACGTTAAGAGAAAACTAA
- a CDS encoding chromate transporter — MKKDTSFYWTLFMSTFTLSAFTFGGGYVIVPLMQKRFVHELKWINEEEMLDLVAIAQSSPGPIAVNASIIIGYRMAGIPGAIISVIGTSLPPLIIITIISYFYLAFRDNSIVNAVLLGMQAGVAAVIVNVVIGMAKGITKTKKNLPIIVMILAFLVASFTSINIVIILVICGAIGAYTTYKETHLTKGGLKK; from the coding sequence ATGAAAAAAGATACATCATTTTATTGGACATTATTTATGTCTACTTTTACTTTGAGTGCTTTTACTTTTGGCGGAGGATATGTCATTGTCCCTCTTATGCAAAAGCGCTTTGTACATGAGTTAAAGTGGATCAATGAAGAAGAGATGTTAGACTTAGTAGCTATTGCTCAATCATCACCGGGACCAATCGCTGTTAATGCCTCTATTATAATCGGTTACCGTATGGCTGGTATTCCAGGTGCTATTATTAGTGTAATAGGAACTTCTTTACCTCCACTGATAATTATTACGATTATTTCCTATTTTTACTTGGCTTTTCGTGATAATTCTATTGTAAATGCTGTTCTACTTGGTATGCAAGCTGGGGTGGCTGCCGTTATTGTAAATGTCGTGATCGGTATGGCAAAAGGAATCACTAAAACCAAAAAAAACCTGCCTATTATTGTTATGATCCTTGCTTTTCTTGTAGCTTCTTTTACTTCTATCAATATCGTCATCATTTTAGTTATTTGTGGTGCGATTGGGGCGTACACGACTTATAAAGAAACGCATCTGACAAAAGGAGGCTTAAAGAAATGA
- a CDS encoding ATP-binding cassette domain-containing protein yields MLQVRNLTLHHLMDLKEIIKDLSFTVNPGEKVAIIGEEGNGKSTLLKWILEDKSIESYIQAEGELVNQFSRMVYLPQTLPQKYIEFTIDQYFFGQADAMDIDYQMLYQLVGQLGFDADRLTSSQLLGSLSGGEKIKVQLLKALSTDPDLLLLDEPSNDLDLDTVKWLEHFIKATPLTIVFISHDESLLSATATKVIQIELLRHKTIPVATVSNLPYKEYIEQKEARYEHQSQVANKQREEHQNQMEKYRQVESSVHHAQGTISRKDPAGGRLLKKKMHAVKSMGRRFEREKETFEDIPLKADAILVKFSNTKSLPANKTILHLEDESVKLGNKVLAHSLNLLVRAPQKIGIIGQNGVGKSTLLKQLWTELSQRKDISAGYMPQNYADYLRLDETPVEFLREIGDSEERTQVMTYLGSMRFTTDEMHHPIQSLSGGQQAKLLLLKIDLLGQNVLLLDEPTRNFSPLSQPELRELFEKFEGSIITISHDRLFLKEVCDQVYELKKDGLVRVEME; encoded by the coding sequence ATGTTACAAGTGAGAAATTTGACCTTGCACCACTTAATGGATTTAAAAGAAATCATCAAAGACTTGAGTTTTACCGTTAATCCTGGAGAAAAGGTAGCGATTATCGGGGAAGAAGGAAATGGCAAGTCAACATTATTAAAATGGATTCTTGAAGATAAAAGTATCGAATCGTATATTCAAGCAGAAGGGGAATTGGTCAACCAGTTCAGTCGCATGGTTTATTTGCCGCAAACTTTACCGCAAAAATATATAGAATTCACCATTGATCAGTACTTTTTTGGACAAGCAGATGCCATGGATATTGACTATCAAATGCTTTATCAATTAGTAGGGCAACTTGGATTTGATGCTGACCGGCTAACCAGTTCGCAATTGTTAGGAAGTCTATCCGGTGGTGAAAAAATCAAAGTCCAGCTACTAAAAGCACTTTCCACAGATCCTGATTTGTTATTGCTTGACGAGCCTTCCAACGACTTGGATCTTGATACAGTCAAATGGCTAGAGCACTTTATAAAAGCTACACCACTAACGATTGTTTTCATTTCTCATGATGAGTCTTTACTTTCCGCTACAGCGACCAAAGTCATTCAGATTGAGTTATTACGACATAAGACGATCCCAGTTGCAACAGTATCCAATTTACCCTACAAAGAATACATTGAACAAAAAGAAGCACGCTATGAACATCAATCTCAAGTCGCTAATAAGCAGCGCGAAGAACACCAGAATCAAATGGAAAAATACCGGCAAGTTGAAAGTAGTGTGCACCACGCACAAGGAACCATTTCAAGGAAGGATCCAGCTGGAGGACGCTTACTCAAAAAGAAAATGCATGCAGTAAAATCTATGGGAAGACGATTTGAGCGTGAAAAAGAAACCTTTGAAGATATTCCGTTAAAAGCAGATGCCATCTTAGTGAAATTCTCAAACACTAAATCTCTTCCTGCAAATAAGACCATTCTCCATTTGGAAGATGAGAGTGTGAAATTGGGAAATAAAGTTTTAGCTCACTCATTGAATTTGCTAGTTAGAGCTCCTCAAAAAATAGGAATTATCGGGCAAAATGGGGTTGGTAAAAGCACATTACTGAAGCAATTATGGACAGAACTAAGTCAGCGCAAAGATATTTCAGCTGGATACATGCCGCAAAACTATGCTGATTATTTAAGATTGGATGAAACACCAGTTGAATTTCTTAGGGAGATTGGAGACAGTGAAGAACGCACTCAAGTGATGACTTACCTAGGAAGCATGCGGTTTACCACAGATGAAATGCATCATCCAATCCAGTCATTATCAGGAGGACAGCAAGCAAAATTGTTACTACTGAAAATTGATTTATTAGGACAGAATGTATTGCTTTTAGATGAACCTACACGAAACTTCTCGCCGCTCTCGCAACCAGAACTCAGAGAATTATTTGAAAAATTCGAGGGTTCCATCATTACTATTTCACATGACCGGTTGTTTTTAAAAGAAGTTTGTGACCAAGTGTATGAGTTGAAGAAAGATGGATTGGTTAGGGTGGAGATGGAGTAG
- a CDS encoding GtrA family protein produces MKELVNKYAEVISYLIFGGLTTVVNIIVFYLFDSILDVHYLFANAIAIIASILFAFFTNKKYVFKSSTPTVKLWLKEFSLFVSFRLLSAVFDMGSMWLLVDGLELNTNIAKIITQFIVVVLNYAFSKFFIFKQGE; encoded by the coding sequence ATTAAAGAATTAGTTAATAAGTATGCAGAAGTGATTAGTTATTTGATTTTCGGAGGGTTGACGACTGTCGTCAACATTATTGTTTTTTACTTATTTGATTCTATATTGGATGTGCATTATTTATTCGCAAATGCTATTGCCATTATTGCTTCAATTTTATTTGCCTTTTTTACAAATAAAAAGTATGTGTTTAAATCCTCTACACCAACAGTTAAATTGTGGCTAAAAGAATTTAGTTTGTTTGTTTCTTTTCGCTTATTATCAGCCGTCTTCGATATGGGGAGCATGTGGTTATTGGTTGATGGATTAGAACTAAACACCAATATCGCAAAAATCATTACACAATTTATCGTGGTGGTGCTGAATTATGCCTTTAGCAAATTTTTCATCTTTAAGCAAGGAGAGTGA
- a CDS encoding chromate transporter, with translation MIYLQLFWSFFQVGALSFGGGYAALPLIQEQVIEKNQWLTSTEYIDILTISQMTPGPIALNASTFVGTKVAGIPGSLIATLGCITPSVIIVLSLAVLYYKYKGLSLVQGVIKGLRPAVVALIASAGLSILLTALFNSDSFPIAWAEIDWISLILFGIGLVLLQKTKIGPIYIMLLAGVARLIISSIVL, from the coding sequence ATGATTTACTTGCAATTATTTTGGAGTTTCTTCCAAGTTGGTGCTTTAAGTTTTGGTGGCGGATATGCTGCTTTACCCTTGATACAAGAACAAGTGATTGAAAAAAATCAGTGGCTAACGAGTACAGAATATATTGATATTTTAACCATTTCACAAATGACTCCTGGTCCAATAGCATTAAATGCTTCTACCTTTGTTGGAACTAAAGTAGCTGGAATTCCAGGTTCCCTTATTGCTACTTTAGGGTGTATCACACCATCCGTTATCATTGTATTATCATTGGCAGTCCTATATTATAAATACAAAGGATTGTCGTTGGTTCAAGGAGTGATAAAAGGATTACGCCCAGCAGTTGTTGCTTTGATTGCTTCTGCCGGTTTATCTATCTTACTGACAGCTTTATTTAATAGCGATTCTTTTCCAATTGCATGGGCTGAGATTGATTGGATTTCCTTGATTCTATTTGGTATCGGTTTAGTTTTGTTACAAAAAACAAAAATTGGTCCCATCTATATTATGCTTTTAGCAGGAGTTGCCAGATTGATTATTTCTAGTATCGTGCTTTAA
- a CDS encoding YfhO family protein, translating to MLNAFSDNLFEERKITKRTFALYTGLFLVMIIGIYSYFIVLQKSFIWEGDGYSQHYLIFKDYLSSIRGFLAQPSEGFQFWDWSIGMGSDLFAAYGYYVLGDPFVYLGLLFPASMTELAFHVLVLLRVYCIGAAFLTYCRRMNVSSSGALVGTIMYTFTFYVILNVTRHPFFLMPMIFFPLLCLGIEKILHNESNLLFIFMIFISACSNFYFFYMLSVLIFIYAVIRYFHLYGMKKMKLLFHYIWKSVYSYLIGLLLSGFLFIPIVWGFLQSSREPGKFASGLTLYPVKYYFSLFANLFVSERYLWTVFGFSAFVLLLIPILWLRRKTFGFISSSLALFSIMLLLPAFGSIMNGFAGPYNRWTFVLPMFFSLGAAMLYNQRFHLEKKELKAMGYMLTLYSLVMILIGSVIGFRLTYAMPIFFALVLFVLLIVANKQRAAQSLTIKGKKLYSAALLVLIMGNLAYNAMDYYYPWGQDTLNLSLDYGTVDEDYLMTFDQLEQELPESKDISRIGVTSKDNHVKNQMVGLNQMGLNSYLSVTNGAISDFARLMETGQFQLIQPLRNGFDDRRVANNVLGVRYIITKATNEKYLPYGYDVVKETDSNYIVAETQDYFPFAYANTTYLTKESIKKLNPIERELFLSYGVILDSESDKIKELDVFNQELSVDEVEHQIISADSTKATVEQNEINVIENNGTIELVLDDPSAVQNAEVYVYFEGLDFTPKVSDPLTGTPTSYSAKVAFGEQKKTIYQSNLLSFSSYFKRTKMLFNIGYQEGSAQEDTISIQFSKAGEYKIEDITVFSVPLDSTYSDRVAEKRDQQLMIETFDNQTVSGSIDLSEPSILTTTIPYTKGWKAEVNGEKVETIQVNEGFIGIPLQAGPSNVTFTYQTPFLCLGIGASLLGLVLVIFNTLFWNKPGKKTT from the coding sequence TTGTTAAATGCCTTCAGCGATAATTTATTTGAAGAAAGAAAAATCACAAAACGAACTTTTGCTCTCTATACAGGTTTATTTTTAGTAATGATTATTGGAATTTATAGTTATTTTATTGTGTTACAAAAATCGTTTATCTGGGAAGGGGATGGCTATTCTCAGCACTATTTGATTTTTAAAGATTATTTAAGTTCGATAAGAGGCTTTTTAGCTCAACCTTCAGAAGGATTTCAATTTTGGGATTGGTCTATTGGAATGGGCTCAGATTTATTTGCGGCTTATGGTTATTATGTCTTAGGTGATCCCTTTGTGTATTTAGGATTGTTGTTTCCAGCAAGCATGACTGAATTGGCATTCCATGTACTGGTTTTATTGCGCGTCTATTGTATTGGCGCAGCCTTTTTAACCTATTGCCGCCGTATGAATGTTTCCAGCTCAGGGGCTTTGGTGGGCACAATCATGTACACTTTTACGTTCTATGTCATACTAAATGTAACAAGGCATCCCTTTTTCCTGATGCCGATGATCTTTTTCCCGTTATTGTGTCTAGGAATAGAAAAAATCTTGCACAATGAATCAAACTTGTTATTTATTTTTATGATTTTTATTAGTGCGTGCAGCAATTTTTATTTTTTCTACATGTTGAGTGTATTGATTTTTATCTATGCCGTCATTCGTTATTTCCATCTTTATGGAATGAAAAAAATGAAACTACTTTTCCACTATATCTGGAAATCTGTTTACTCTTATTTGATTGGATTATTATTATCAGGCTTTTTGTTTATACCAATCGTTTGGGGTTTTTTACAGTCTTCTAGAGAGCCAGGAAAGTTTGCCAGTGGATTGACCCTATATCCAGTTAAATACTATTTTTCTTTATTCGCAAATTTATTTGTATCGGAACGGTACTTATGGACGGTATTTGGGTTTTCGGCCTTCGTACTATTGTTGATACCTATATTATGGTTAAGACGAAAAACATTTGGATTTATTTCATCTAGTTTAGCATTATTTAGCATCATGCTATTATTGCCAGCGTTTGGATCCATTATGAACGGCTTTGCAGGACCCTATAATCGTTGGACCTTCGTATTGCCAATGTTCTTTTCGTTAGGTGCAGCTATGTTATACAATCAACGATTCCATTTGGAAAAAAAAGAGTTGAAAGCAATGGGTTACATGCTTACTTTGTATAGTTTAGTTATGATTCTGATTGGCAGTGTCATTGGGTTCAGATTAACATACGCCATGCCAATCTTTTTTGCTCTAGTACTCTTCGTTCTTTTAATAGTAGCAAATAAACAACGCGCCGCACAATCGTTGACAATAAAAGGCAAGAAGCTTTATTCAGCAGCTTTATTAGTCTTGATCATGGGGAACTTAGCATACAACGCTATGGATTATTACTATCCATGGGGGCAAGATACACTAAATTTGTCATTGGATTATGGAACCGTTGATGAAGATTATTTAATGACTTTTGATCAACTTGAGCAGGAACTTCCTGAAAGTAAGGATATTTCGCGTATTGGTGTAACAAGCAAAGACAATCATGTGAAAAATCAGATGGTAGGATTAAACCAAATGGGATTGAATTCGTACTTGTCAGTAACAAATGGAGCGATTTCAGACTTTGCTCGATTAATGGAAACAGGACAATTTCAATTGATCCAACCGTTACGAAATGGCTTTGATGATCGCAGGGTAGCGAATAACGTTTTAGGCGTTCGTTACATCATTACTAAAGCTACTAATGAGAAGTACCTGCCGTATGGTTATGATGTGGTCAAAGAAACTGATTCAAATTATATTGTTGCAGAGACGCAAGATTATTTCCCATTTGCTTATGCGAATACAACTTATCTAACAAAAGAGTCAATAAAAAAACTGAATCCGATTGAGAGAGAACTTTTTCTATCTTATGGTGTCATACTGGATTCAGAAAGCGATAAAATAAAAGAGTTAGATGTCTTTAATCAAGAGTTGTCTGTTGATGAAGTGGAACATCAAATTATTTCTGCAGACTCAACAAAAGCAACGGTTGAGCAAAATGAAATCAATGTAATAGAAAATAATGGGACCATCGAATTGGTTCTTGATGATCCAAGTGCAGTACAAAATGCTGAAGTATACGTGTATTTTGAAGGATTAGATTTTACGCCTAAAGTCAGTGACCCATTGACAGGTACACCAACGAGTTATTCTGCTAAAGTAGCATTTGGAGAACAAAAGAAGACGATTTATCAATCGAATCTTTTAAGTTTTAGTTCTTACTTTAAACGCACGAAAATGTTGTTTAATATAGGATATCAAGAAGGAAGTGCTCAAGAGGATACTATTTCCATCCAATTTTCTAAAGCAGGTGAATATAAGATTGAGGATATCACCGTGTTTTCTGTTCCTCTAGATTCCACTTATTCTGACAGAGTAGCTGAAAAAAGAGACCAACAGTTGATGATTGAAACGTTTGATAATCAGACTGTAAGTGGGTCGATAGACCTATCAGAGCCTTCAATTTTAACAACCACTATTCCTTATACAAAAGGGTGGAAAGCAGAAGTGAACGGCGAAAAAGTTGAGACGATCCAAGTAAATGAAGGTTTTATTGGGATTCCATTACAGGCTGGCCCGTCAAATGTGACCTTTACGTATCAAACACCCTTTTTATGTTTAGGAATTGGAGCTTCTTTGCTAGGACTTGTATTGGTGATCTTCAATACATTATTTTGGAACAAGCCAGGTAAAAAAACAACTTAA
- a CDS encoding glycosyltransferase family 2 protein — protein sequence MKTITILIPAYNEEAVIDKMYKKLDAVCGELSQYSFEFLFVNDGSKDRTMDYIKEFKRRDSRVQYVDLSRNFGKETAMLAGFDYAKGDAVIIIDADLQQPPETFAEMIHWWEEGYDDVYAVRIEREGETWFKKWTSNTYYTLLQKVAKVKVYPQAGDFRLLDKKCIVALRQLREHERYTKGMYGWIGFKKKEISYIAEPRAAGETKWKLSALLNLALNGITSYSTMPLRIWSIIGFIISMFAFIYMAIEIIRTALFGAEVAGYPSLIAGILFLGGIQLISLGIIGEYLGRVFVETKERPVYFIQEYSEKENEQKNQIQDEWKKEMDLKHDEN from the coding sequence ATGAAGACAATTACTATATTGATTCCTGCTTATAATGAAGAGGCAGTAATTGACAAGATGTATAAAAAATTAGATGCCGTTTGTGGAGAATTATCTCAATACTCATTTGAATTTTTATTTGTGAATGATGGAAGCAAAGACCGCACGATGGACTATATCAAAGAGTTTAAGAGAAGAGATTCTCGTGTTCAATACGTAGATTTATCACGTAACTTTGGAAAGGAAACAGCCATGTTAGCAGGGTTTGATTATGCTAAGGGAGATGCGGTCATTATTATTGATGCCGACTTGCAGCAGCCGCCAGAAACGTTTGCTGAGATGATTCATTGGTGGGAAGAAGGCTATGATGATGTCTATGCTGTTCGAATAGAACGCGAAGGAGAAACATGGTTTAAGAAATGGACTTCTAATACCTATTACACTCTTTTGCAAAAGGTAGCTAAGGTGAAAGTTTATCCACAAGCTGGAGATTTTAGATTGCTCGATAAAAAATGCATTGTGGCACTAAGACAACTGAGAGAGCATGAGCGCTATACCAAAGGAATGTACGGGTGGATAGGGTTCAAAAAGAAAGAAATCTCTTATATAGCAGAACCTAGAGCAGCTGGTGAAACAAAATGGAAACTATCTGCATTGTTGAATCTAGCACTAAACGGAATTACTTCTTATAGTACGATGCCATTAAGAATCTGGTCTATTATTGGATTCATTATTTCAATGTTTGCCTTTATTTATATGGCTATTGAAATTATTCGAACAGCTTTATTTGGTGCAGAGGTTGCTGGGTATCCTTCGCTGATTGCAGGTATTTTATTTTTAGGTGGAATTCAACTTATTTCACTTGGAATCATCGGAGAATATCTTGGACGTGTGTTTGTAGAAACCAAGGAAAGACCGGTATATTTTATTCAGGAATATTCTGAAAAAGAAAATGAGCAAAAAAATCAAATTCAAGATGAATGGAAGAAAGAGATGGACTTAAAGCATGATGAAAATTAA